The window TTGAGTAATCTTAGATGGttgataaaaatatattaacatATAACATGCGAGATGTATTTATAATATCACCAACGAACTTGAGATGATGTGTAGAAATAAAAGGGAAAATtacgattttaattttttaagttaCGTTTTTCCTTTATCTTATTATCAATCAATTTACAGTTTTAATCTATTATCAATATATTATGTCAAAGTATTGTTTTTCAGCATCATATGAGCATTCaaattaggaaaaaaaaatacaaattagtTGATTATAATTCCATTCATTGACCAAACAACATaatcaaaaatgaaaaaaatagtaTTTCGGACCAAAATCCAGCTTTTTCTACGGACGATATGAATATGAAGTTGAGCCGATTCGAATGGAGACTTGTTCATTGGTTCATTCAAGATTAGAGAGATCAGAAAATCGTGAACTTATATCCTCCATTCAGCCTCCCTTGAAAACCTCTGGTATATCTCTGACCGGCTTATAAACCTCTCACCCTTTTTCGCGTCTTATAGAAAACACTGTTGGTCCCCCACTTTtgtcacatatatatatatacacacgatgatcattttcttgatttaggaacatatatatatatatatatgtgtaatcATGAAGAAGCCATGGAGCTTAGTCTTTATATTGGGGCTGGGCATGATTTCATGCGCAGATGCATTTATAGGAATAAACTGGGGAAGATTTAGCTCCCAAACAATGATCCCTTCCATGGTCGTGGATTTGCTGTTGCAGAATGATCTTAGAGATGTCAGAATTTTTCAGCAATCAAACAACGTTTTGGAGGCTTTTTATAACAGTGGAATCAGAGCTACGACCGGTCTCTCTAATAACGTGATAGATAATTATCTAAACATGTCAACAGTGCAATGGTGGATAGAAGAAAAGATACTCAAGTTCGAAAAAGTGATGGAATTTCGGTACGTCAGTCGTCTGTTGCTATATGCATACAGGTTTCGTTGTCTGTAAAACGTTGAATTTTGCATGTGTTTTCAGGTATGTCACCATCGGAAATGATCCCTTTTCTATGACATTCAGCAGCAAAATTTACGTCAACGCTGTACAAGTTGTGAAGAATATGCAAGAAGGGTTTAAGATCAACAACAGACCACATATGAAAGCAACAATGCCACATTACACAGACGTCCTCACTGTCACAAATACTTCGAAGCCATCCGAAGTCGATTTCCAGCCCTATATCAAAGAGAAAATGCTAGAATATGTAAGTTTCCTTAAGGATCATGATGCCCCTTTCATGCTTTCCATGTTCCCGATTCACTTCGTGAACAATAACAGCGTGGATTTGGAATTCGCATTTGTGGAGAACAATTCGAGTCACTACATAAAAGACATAAACGTGACCTACCATAATGCATTCGAATTATTATACGATTCATTGCATTGGGCTTTGTACAAAGCCGGCGCGGGAAACGTGAAAATCGTAATTGCAGCCATCGGTTGGCCTACGGATGGTTACCCAGGAGCCAGCGTCCAAAATGCGGAACGTTTTTTCGGAAGCTTTCTCCCTTACATCGCCAGTGGACAAGGGACCCCCATGAGACCCAACGAGAATATCGACGTGTTCATAAACAGCCTGTCTGACGAAAACAAGATACGTGTCGAAGCGGGTACGTTCCAGCGTCACTGGGGAATCTATAAATTCAACGGGGAGCCCAAATTCAGGATCGATTTCTCTGGAAAGGGAAAGCATACCTATCCCAGCGTTGCTAAAGGAGTGATACACATGCCGAACCGATGGTGTGTCTTCAATAAGAACCTTGATGACCCTAGGTTAGTGGACAATATGAAGAaaatggcatgcaacttttcggATTGCTCGAGTTTGGAGGAGGGGGGATCGTGCCACAATTTATCTTATGAGGACAAGGTTTCTTACGCGTTCAACGGCTACTTTCAGACAAAGGGGCAGGCAGCTGACTCGTCGCATGAAGAATGCGACATGAGTGGGTTGGGGACGGTGGTGTCAGAAAATCCATCGACGGAGACATGCGAGTTTCCGGTGGAGATTTTGTCGGCAGAATATGCCGTTGAAGGAGCAACATTTGGAGCCGATAACGGCGGAGAGAGAGTACATGGGTGGTGGGTATCTGCATATGTCGTGCTTTTAGCTATCAGTATCATATGGAACCTTGATTAGTTTATAAGTGAAGTATTGATGTAGAAGATAATAAAGACATCGATTGgatctttatttttgtttttagcTTGCTGTGTGGCTCATTTTGTCTTTGAGATTTGAAAATTCTATATTAGAAAATCGAAAAAACGTGTCTTTTTGCGATTTTGTCCATCAGATTTCAACATTTTTCGATATTGATGTGATATTGAATATTGTTATTTTGATCGATATAATGACATGATCGAATTTTTTGGTTGGTTAGGTAAAATAAGCTAAATACAATTCATAGATTTTATGCGGAAAAAGTCATTGATAAAAATCAGTCATGAATAtacataataatttattttaatcgaTAGTTTTATAACTATATAaactaaatttatatataaaagaatAAACCAAATTAAATGATGAAGAAATGTAAAAGATATATAGTGTTAATTTAATGAAACATTTTTAGCGAtgtcaaatatttaaatttactcCACATGACGTCGTGAGAATAGTCTATAAAACTGAtggaaatataaataaaaatcaaagaAATATGTTCAAAGAAATACAAATGGTCCGCGAGATTTGCCGTCAGAATACTAATTTATAAAAATGAtggaaatataaataataaaaaaataataaaatcaaagaaaaaCATATGCTATCCAACCTCTAAAATTCCATTAATGCTATTCGAAGTTTGAGAAATTTTAGAATTAGTAATTCATGACCTTGTTCAAAAATACcataataaaaagaaaataagagTTTGTCGTTAGGTCTAGTTCCTAAAAACTTGTCACTGAAATCCTCCCAGAAGGGATAAAGCTAAACGGAGTGAAAAAGATTTCCTATCAGATGAGtattaagattggaacttggacctaactcaacttCAAAAGCTCCCAGGAATGAATATCTGGAGCGtaaagtttacaaatgacccaattatggacaGAACGGGTgacctaattataggcagtccaatacataacggtgaaacccggactctgataccatattaagattggaacttggacctaactcaaccccaaaaactagttcaaggggggaggattgtccaattccatatatatatatcactcaAAGATTaattatctaaccgatgtgggacatttaacaATGAGAAATACAAAATACTAGTCTCGCACGAAGTTTGTAAATAAGTGATTATATGATAATGAGAAATAAATACATGTATGATAAAGAGAATGTATTGAAGATTGAAATTCCACGAGTTAATTATCAATATTATAAAAAGGTCAACTAAGTTGCCCAAAATTTGTTAAGTAGgttttgtgtgagacggtctcatgaatctttatctttgagacgagtcaaccgtaccgatattcacaataaaaataatacccttactataaaaaagtaatattttttcatgaatgacccaaataagagattcgtctaacAAACTACGTACGAcccgtaaaaccgtctcacacaagtttttgtcaaatttttttGCCTTCATCGTCATTTTACTATTTACAGTTTGAAATAAACTATGTACTTTCATTTAGCATCTTCTCCAAAAACGTCGCGTGCctactgtctcacaaaatatgattcgtgagaccgtttcacgtaAGTTTTTACCTGGATGTTAACATGATGAATTCACTGGACAACTCTCAATAACAGCTAATATAATTTGTAATCCTCTATTTCCAATCAAATTAATTCTTAATTCTTGAAGATGATAAGGAGCATGGCGGCAACGTTGAAGGCGATCAAATTAATGAAGGAACAAAGAATAATTGCAAAAACATTTCATAACCCTCCAAATTGCCATTCAAATTTGTGGCATGAAAGAAGCCACGTACCCATTATTCGAAAGAACCAAAGATTGACCGTCAAAGTACTACCACAACCAACCATTAGATGCAAGAAAAATTTCTTTGACATTAAGCCTCAATAACTGTAAGGGAGTGTGTTATGAtcttattaaatttataaattgtgAAAATGTGgagaaatttaaaaatagatAGTGTTTGAGAATAAAAGTGAAAACTGAAAATCAGAAGTATGTAATGTTTGATAAATAAGTGATTCTGATATTAGTTTTTTTATCTGAATGAGAATCAAAATCACCGTAGAATCAGATTTTGGatttcaattaaattaagtaGAAGATAACACATAATCTGAGTTTAAAAAACACACAAATTCGATAATCACTTTTTAAACCAAAATCCAATTGGAGATAATTTGCATAATGAAGTATGCATGCCTCCATCGTACGTGGGATAATCTAAAATTAAGAGTTTTTTTTCGAGATTGTGTTTGgattaaaagattttaaatcTTCAAATATATTCAGCTGTATTTTTATAGTTTTGATTTAGCAAGATCATAAACTTCAAATTCACATCTTCCATGTTTATATAGTGTTTAATGTAAATTAGGATGAATTTCAAGTTTTCTCAATAATGAAAGCATTATATTTGAAAGTAATTTTAGTTTATGCAACtaaaatgtaaataaataaattatagttTTAAGATTGCATCTATTGTTTCATTATTAATAATGAAAATataattgaaatctttgaatttcaaattcatcatGTATCTATCCAATAGCAAGTGCATCTTTGTTGTATAATAGAGTTGTAATGCATATTCTTGCCTCCAAATTTATCAATTCTTCTCCAAGTATATTAAAACACTCAAAGATCTGAATTATtggagaattttttttattaggtATTCCAAGAGTATGcacaataataaaaatatcaaaactatttatAGAAAGTGTTGAAGCGTACGTATATTCTCCATTCTCACCTGATATTATTATACGATCATCTGGCATATCCTTAAAAACCTCTGGTAAATCAACTCTTTACGTCTTAAAACACCATTAATCTCCAATTGTGTAGCGCATATTTAACCATGCATACATTTCTCATTGGGAAAAGAGAATCCAAGGAGAAACGAATGTATACATTTCTCCAATAGTTGTATGGATATTTCCCATACACATATGAAAAGAGAATCCAAGGAGAAACGAATGTATACAATTATGAAGAAGCTGCCATCGAGCTCAATCTTTACATTGGGGCTGTGTATGATTTTATGGTCATACAATTATTCATGCGCAGATGCATATATAGGCGTGAACTGGGGAAGATTGAGCTCCCAGAGATTGGTACCTTCCATGGTTGTTGATTTGCTGTTACAGAATGGGATCGAAGATGTCAGGATTTTTCAGCAAGCAGACAATGTTTTGGAGGCTTTCTATGGAAGTGGAATCAGAGCTTCCCTTGGTCTCTCTAATACGTTATTGGCGGAATATACAAACGAAACAAGAACAAGTGTTTGGATAAGGGACAAGATAATCAAGTATGAAGATGTAATGAAATTTCGGTATGTCGTCGATCGGCTCTGTATGCATATTGATCTGTCTTAATTATTAAGAACATATAAACCCGGCCCTTTTTGTtcaaaagaaaaagaatatAATCTCTTTATTAATGTACGAGTTGGAATTGTGTAAACATGCTGGATTTTGCATGTGTTTTCCAGGTACGTCACCCTTGGAACTAGTCCCTTTTCTCCAGTGTTCCAAAGCAAAATTTACTTTAACGCAGTAGATGCCGTAAGGACAATGCAGACACAGCTTAACCGACGTAACAGATCAAATATCAAAGCAACAATCCCACATTACACAGATGTCCTCAATCTGACAAATACTTTGAGGCCATCGGAAGCAGATTTCCGGGACGATATCAAAGAGAAAATGATAGAATACGTAACAATCCTCAAAATCAACGATTCCCCTTTCTTCTTGACCATGTACCCGATTCATTTCGTGAACAATAATAGCTTGGATTTTGATTTTGCATTTATGGACCGCAGATCGAATTACAGCATAAAAGATACAAACGGCGCGACCTACACAAATGCATTCGAGTTATTATACGATTCATGCCATTGGGCTTTGGCTAAAGCCAACGCGACAAGCGTGAAAATCGTAATCGGAGCCATCGGCTGGCCTACGGATAGTTACCCGGGAGCCAACGTTACAAATGCGGAACGTTTTTTCAGAACCTTTCTCCCTTACATTGTCAGTGGAACAGGCACGCCTATGAGACCCAACCAGAATATCGACGTGTTCATAAATAACCTGTCCGATGAAAACCGGATGCTTACCCAATTGGGTGGGTTCCAGCGTCACTGGGGGATCTATAAATTCAACGGGGAGCCCAAATACCAGATCGATTTCTCTGGAAAGGGGAGAGAAATCCATCCCAGCATGGCTAAAGGAGTGGTATCCATGCCGAGTAGGTGGTGCATGTTTAATGGGAACATGGAAGATCCCAGGAAAGTCGAGTTACTGAAGAGAATGGCGTGCAATGAAACGGATTGCTCAAGTTTGGATGAGGGGGGATCGTGCTCCCATTTAACTTATGAGGACAAGGTTTCTTACGCGTTCAACAGGTACTTCCAGGCGCGGGGGCAGTCATCTGAGTCGTCGAATGAAGAATGCGACATGGATGGGTTGGGGGTGGTGGTGTCAAAAGATCCATCTAACGGGATATGCGAGT is drawn from Primulina eburnea isolate SZY01 chromosome 10, ASM2296580v1, whole genome shotgun sequence and contains these coding sequences:
- the LOC140803786 gene encoding glucan endo-1,3-beta-glucosidase 5-like, whose translation is MKKPWSLVFILGLGMISCADAFIGINWGRFSSQTMIPSMVVDLLLQNDLRDVRIFQQSNNVLEAFYNSGIRATTGLSNNVIDNYLNMSTVQWWIEEKILKFEKVMEFRYVTIGNDPFSMTFSSKIYVNAVQVVKNMQEGFKINNRPHMKATMPHYTDVLTVTNTSKPSEVDFQPYIKEKMLEYVSFLKDHDAPFMLSMFPIHFVNNNSVDLEFAFVENNSSHYIKDINVTYHNAFELLYDSLHWALYKAGAGNVKIVIAAIGWPTDGYPGASVQNAERFFGSFLPYIASGQGTPMRPNENIDVFINSLSDENKIRVEAGTFQRHWGIYKFNGEPKFRIDFSGKGKHTYPSVAKGVIHMPNRWCVFNKNLDDPRLVDNMKKMACNFSDCSSLEEGGSCHNLSYEDKVSYAFNGYFQTKGQAADSSHEECDMSGLGTVVSENPSTETCEFPVEILSAEYAVEGATFGADNGGERVHGWWVSAYVVLLAISIIWNLD
- the LOC140803715 gene encoding glucan endo-1,3-beta-glucosidase 5-like, producing the protein MKKLPSSSIFTLGLCMILWSYNYSCADAYIGVNWGRLSSQRLVPSMVVDLLLQNGIEDVRIFQQADNVLEAFYGSGIRASLGLSNTLLAEYTNETRTSVWIRDKIIKYEDVMKFRYVTLGTSPFSPVFQSKIYFNAVDAVRTMQTQLNRRNRSNIKATIPHYTDVLNLTNTLRPSEADFRDDIKEKMIEYVTILKINDSPFFLTMYPIHFVNNNSLDFDFAFMDRRSNYSIKDTNGATYTNAFELLYDSCHWALAKANATSVKIVIGAIGWPTDSYPGANVTNAERFFRTFLPYIVSGTGTPMRPNQNIDVFINNLSDENRMLTQLGGFQRHWGIYKFNGEPKYQIDFSGKGREIHPSMAKGVVSMPSRWCMFNGNMEDPRKVELLKRMACNETDCSSLDEGGSCSHLTYEDKVSYAFNRYFQARGQSSESSNEECDMDGLGVVVSKDPSNGICEFPVEILSAENAVEGATFGSINNGGERIHERISASVGVLASTLLWIIIQRAPPV